The Pseudoalteromonas translucida KMM 520 genome has a window encoding:
- the serA gene encoding phosphoglycerate dehydrogenase: MSKVSLAKDKIKILLLEGVHQSAVETLKRNGYSNIDYVKTSLPEDELKERIKDVHFVGLRSRTHINQSVLEAAEKLVAVGCFCIGTNQVDLNAARERGIAVFNAPFSNTRSVAELVLGEILLLLRGIPQRNAAAHRGGWLKTANGSFEARGKTLGIIGYGHIGTQLGIMAENIGMNVEFYDIEDKLSLGNAKQVHNLTQLLQRADIITLHVPETPQTKNLIGTAELAIMKQGAILINASRGTVVDIDALAEALTEKKLSGAAIDVFPVEPKSNDEEFVSPLRNFDNVILTPHIGGSTQEAQENIGIEVAGKLAKYSDNGSTITAVNFPEVSLPELANRSRLLHVHHNRPGVLTQINQAFAQHGINIAAQYLQTDESIGYVVIDVDTDHSEVALKELSAVEGTIRARILH, encoded by the coding sequence ATGAGTAAGGTATCGTTGGCAAAAGACAAAATTAAAATTCTTTTGCTTGAAGGTGTTCACCAAAGCGCTGTTGAAACGCTAAAACGTAACGGTTATAGCAACATCGACTATGTTAAAACATCCTTACCTGAGGACGAGCTAAAAGAACGTATTAAAGACGTACACTTTGTGGGGCTTCGTTCTCGTACTCATATTAACCAATCTGTGTTAGAAGCAGCTGAAAAGCTCGTTGCGGTTGGCTGCTTTTGTATTGGCACCAACCAGGTTGACTTAAATGCGGCGCGCGAACGTGGTATTGCAGTATTTAACGCACCATTTTCTAACACCCGCTCGGTTGCAGAGCTTGTACTTGGTGAAATACTGTTGTTATTACGCGGTATTCCACAGCGTAATGCTGCAGCACACCGCGGCGGCTGGTTAAAAACCGCAAACGGCTCGTTTGAAGCTCGTGGTAAAACATTGGGTATTATTGGCTATGGCCACATTGGTACCCAGTTAGGTATTATGGCCGAAAATATTGGTATGAACGTGGAGTTTTACGATATTGAAGATAAGTTATCACTTGGCAACGCTAAGCAAGTACATAACCTGACTCAATTATTACAACGCGCTGATATTATTACCCTGCACGTGCCAGAAACCCCGCAAACTAAAAACTTAATTGGCACAGCCGAACTTGCAATAATGAAGCAAGGCGCCATTTTAATTAATGCGTCTCGCGGCACTGTGGTTGATATTGATGCATTGGCAGAAGCACTTACCGAGAAAAAACTCAGCGGCGCAGCAATCGATGTATTCCCGGTTGAGCCTAAATCTAACGATGAAGAGTTTGTATCGCCACTGCGTAATTTTGACAATGTTATTTTAACGCCGCACATTGGTGGTTCAACTCAAGAAGCACAAGAAAACATTGGTATTGAAGTAGCTGGAAAACTAGCTAAATACTCAGATAACGGCTCAACTATTACTGCAGTTAACTTCCCTGAAGTATCACTACCAGAGCTTGCTAACCGTAGTCGCTTACTGCATGTACATCACAACCGCCCTGGCGTATTAACACAAATAAACCAAGCGTTTGCGCAGCACGGCATTAACATTGCCGCGCAGTACCTACAAACTGATGAATCAATTGGTTATGTCGTTATTGATGTAGATACCGACCACTCAGAAGTTGCCCTTAAAGAGCTAAGCGCTGTTGAAGGCACGATAAGAGCACGTATTCTGCACTAA
- the rpiA gene encoding ribose-5-phosphate isomerase RpiA, translating into MTQDELKKAAAWAALEFVKENTIVGVGTGSTVNHFIDALGSIKDTIKGTVSSSEASTARLKALGIEVFELNDVDVLDVYVDGADEINAHNEMIKGGGAALTREKIVAAVAKQFVCIVDDTKLVATLGGFPLPVEVIPMARSYVARELLKLGGDPVYRQGVVTDNGNVILDVHNLKITQAKQLETQINQIVGVVTNGLFAERGADKVIIGTKNGPQIK; encoded by the coding sequence ATGACACAAGACGAATTAAAAAAAGCAGCTGCTTGGGCAGCGTTAGAGTTTGTAAAAGAGAACACTATTGTAGGTGTAGGTACAGGCTCAACGGTTAATCACTTTATTGATGCACTAGGCTCAATAAAAGACACCATTAAAGGTACGGTTTCTAGTTCAGAAGCCTCAACTGCTCGCTTAAAAGCGCTAGGCATTGAAGTATTTGAACTTAATGACGTTGATGTTTTAGATGTATACGTTGACGGCGCTGATGAAATTAACGCCCATAACGAAATGATTAAAGGCGGCGGTGCAGCCCTTACGCGTGAAAAAATAGTTGCAGCAGTAGCTAAACAATTTGTGTGTATTGTAGATGACACCAAATTAGTAGCAACATTGGGCGGTTTTCCACTGCCAGTTGAAGTTATACCCATGGCACGCAGCTACGTAGCACGCGAATTATTAAAGCTTGGCGGTGATCCTGTGTATCGCCAAGGTGTAGTTACCGATAACGGTAACGTTATTTTAGATGTACATAATTTAAAAATTACCCAAGCTAAACAACTTGAAACACAAATTAATCAAATTGTTGGCGTAGTTACCAACGGCCTATTCGCAGAGCGTGGCGCTGATAAAGTGATTATCGGCACTAAAAATGGGCCACAAATTAAATAG
- a CDS encoding 5-formyltetrahydrofolate cyclo-ligase, whose amino-acid sequence MSNKRATIRASVRELRNNLSNNQQLIAAQSLKMNFIQYLNGKKSSKKEHIAIYFSNDGELDTSLLINELWDKGHHLYLPVIHPFNGANLLFQRYEKNSPMKANRYGILEPKLNCTQICPLPELDYLLMPLVAFDNQGNRLGMGGGFYDRTLARLHQQHWQKPQLIGLAHECQKVTALPIESWDVPLKTIITPNKTYCW is encoded by the coding sequence GTGAGCAATAAACGTGCAACAATAAGAGCGTCTGTCCGCGAACTGCGTAATAATTTATCAAACAACCAACAATTAATTGCCGCCCAATCGCTAAAAATGAATTTTATTCAATACTTAAATGGCAAAAAAAGCTCTAAAAAAGAGCATATTGCTATTTATTTTAGTAACGACGGCGAATTAGATACCTCATTGTTAATTAATGAATTATGGGATAAAGGACATCACCTTTACTTACCTGTAATTCACCCCTTTAACGGGGCTAATTTACTATTTCAGCGTTATGAAAAAAACTCACCCATGAAGGCAAACCGCTATGGTATCTTGGAACCTAAGCTCAATTGTACTCAAATATGCCCGTTACCAGAGCTTGATTACCTACTTATGCCGTTAGTGGCATTTGATAACCAAGGTAATCGCTTAGGAATGGGAGGTGGGTTTTACGATCGGACATTGGCGCGGCTACACCAGCAACACTGGCAAAAACCGCAACTTATTGGTTTAGCACATGAATGCCAAAAAGTAACAGCCTTACCCATAGAATCATGGGATGTGCCACTTAAAACAATTATCACCCCAAATAAAACCTACTGCTGGTAA
- the metK gene encoding methionine adenosyltransferase: protein MAKHLFTSESVSEGHPDKIADQISDAVLDAILEQDSHARVACETYVKTGMVMVGGEITTSAWVDIEEITRKTIRDIGYTNSDMGFDADSCAILNTIGKQSPDINQGVDRTSPEEQGAGDQGLMFGYACNETEVLMPAPITYSHRLVQRQAQVRKSGELNWLRPDAKSQVTFAYENGKPVGIDAVVLSTQHSEDISQKDLIEAVMETIIKPVLPAELITSATKFFINPTGRFVIGGPMGDCGLTGRKIIVDTYGGMARHGGGAFSGKDPSKVDRSAAYAARYVAKNIVAAGLADKCELQVSYAIGIAEPTSISVETFGTSKLEESRLIELIREHFDLRPYGLIKMLDLERPIYLPTAAYGHFGREEFPWERTDKAEALRAAAGL, encoded by the coding sequence ATGGCAAAACATTTATTTACTTCTGAATCTGTTTCTGAAGGTCATCCGGATAAAATCGCCGATCAAATCTCTGATGCGGTACTTGATGCTATCCTTGAGCAAGATTCTCATGCCCGAGTTGCGTGTGAAACTTACGTGAAAACCGGTATGGTTATGGTTGGTGGTGAAATCACTACTAGCGCATGGGTTGATATCGAAGAAATTACACGTAAAACAATTCGCGACATTGGCTACACTAATTCAGATATGGGTTTTGATGCAGATTCATGTGCAATTTTAAACACTATTGGTAAACAGTCTCCTGACATTAACCAAGGTGTTGACCGTACTAGCCCAGAAGAGCAAGGCGCTGGCGACCAAGGCTTAATGTTTGGTTACGCATGTAACGAAACTGAAGTACTAATGCCTGCTCCTATTACTTACTCACACCGTTTAGTACAGCGCCAAGCACAAGTACGTAAAAGCGGTGAGCTTAACTGGTTACGCCCAGATGCAAAATCTCAAGTTACGTTTGCATACGAAAACGGCAAGCCAGTAGGTATTGATGCTGTAGTACTTTCTACGCAGCACAGCGAAGATATTTCACAAAAAGATTTAATCGAAGCGGTGATGGAAACGATCATCAAGCCGGTACTTCCTGCTGAGCTAATTACTAGCGCAACTAAGTTTTTTATTAACCCAACAGGCCGCTTTGTAATTGGCGGACCAATGGGCGATTGTGGCTTAACTGGTCGTAAAATCATTGTAGATACCTACGGCGGCATGGCTCGTCACGGTGGCGGTGCTTTCTCTGGTAAAGATCCATCAAAAGTTGACCGCTCAGCGGCGTATGCTGCACGTTATGTTGCTAAAAACATTGTTGCTGCTGGTCTTGCTGATAAGTGTGAACTACAAGTGTCGTACGCTATTGGTATTGCAGAGCCTACGTCTATAAGCGTAGAAACCTTTGGTACTAGTAAACTAGAAGAAAGCCGTTTAATTGAGCTTATTCGTGAGCACTTTGACTTGCGCCCTTACGGTTTAATTAAAATGCTTGATTTAGAGCGCCCTATTTACCTTCCAACTGCGGCTTACGGCCACTTTGGTCGTGAAGAGTTCCCTTGGGAACGTACCGATAAAGCAGAAGCACTTCGCGCTGCTGCTGGCCTTTAA
- the tkt gene encoding transketolase: MPSRKELANAIRVLSMDAVQKAKSGHPGAPMGMADIAEVLWRDYLKHNPTNPEWADRDRFILSNGHGSMLIYSLLHLTGYDLPLDEIKNFRQMHSKTPGHPEYGYAPGIETTTGPLGQGITNAVGMAIAEKALAAQFNREGHDIVDHFTYAFMGDGCLMEGISHEAGSLAGTLGLGKLVAFWDDNGISIDGEVEGWFTDDTPARFKAYGWHVISGVDGHDSDAISAAIAEAKSVTDKPSLICCKTIIGYGSPNKSGSHDCHGAPLGEDEIKASREFLGWTGDAFEIPADIYAQWDSKEKGQQLESSWDEKFAAYAKAYPELAAQYKRRINNELPGDWAAKSQAYIEELQANPANPASRKASQNALNAFGPLLPEFMGGSADLAGSNLTIWDGSKGLTRDDASGNYIYYGVREFGMSAIMNGIALHKGFIPYGATFLMFVEYAKNAVRMAALMKQPSIFVYTHDSIGLGEDGPTHQPVEQIASMRLTPNLHNWRPCDQVESAIAWQQAIERKDGPTSLIFTRQGLEQQARNAQQLSDVKKGGYILSCDGNPELIFIATGSEVQLAQDSASELRKQGKKVRVVSMPCTDVFETQSAAYKESVLPASVSRRVAVEAGIADYWYKYVGLNGAVVGMTTFGESAPAGELFEHFGFTVENIVNKANELF, encoded by the coding sequence ATGCCATCTCGCAAAGAACTTGCAAATGCTATTCGTGTCTTGTCAATGGACGCAGTACAAAAGGCCAAATCTGGTCATCCTGGAGCCCCTATGGGCATGGCAGATATCGCAGAAGTATTATGGCGCGATTATCTAAAACATAACCCGACGAATCCAGAGTGGGCTGACCGAGATCGCTTTATATTATCGAACGGCCACGGTTCAATGCTTATTTATTCTTTATTACATTTAACTGGTTATGATTTACCGTTAGACGAAATTAAAAACTTCCGTCAAATGCATTCAAAAACACCTGGTCACCCAGAGTACGGTTATGCACCAGGTATCGAAACTACTACGGGCCCGTTAGGTCAAGGGATCACTAACGCAGTAGGTATGGCAATTGCCGAAAAAGCGCTAGCTGCACAGTTTAACCGTGAAGGTCACGATATTGTTGATCACTTTACCTATGCATTTATGGGCGACGGCTGCCTAATGGAAGGCATTTCTCATGAAGCAGGTTCACTTGCAGGCACATTAGGCCTAGGTAAGCTTGTTGCATTTTGGGATGACAACGGCATTTCTATCGATGGCGAAGTAGAAGGTTGGTTTACCGATGATACGCCAGCTCGCTTTAAAGCGTACGGTTGGCATGTAATTAGCGGTGTTGATGGCCACGACAGCGATGCTATAAGTGCTGCAATCGCAGAGGCTAAAAGTGTTACCGATAAGCCATCACTAATTTGTTGTAAAACAATTATTGGTTACGGTTCACCTAATAAGTCGGGTAGCCACGACTGTCATGGTGCACCACTTGGTGAGGACGAAATTAAAGCGTCTCGCGAATTTTTAGGTTGGACTGGCGATGCCTTCGAAATTCCTGCAGACATTTATGCACAATGGGATAGCAAAGAAAAAGGTCAACAGCTTGAATCAAGTTGGGATGAAAAATTTGCAGCATACGCAAAAGCATACCCAGAACTTGCAGCACAATACAAGCGTCGTATTAACAACGAACTGCCTGGCGATTGGGCTGCAAAATCTCAAGCGTACATTGAAGAGCTGCAAGCAAACCCAGCAAACCCTGCATCGCGTAAAGCGTCGCAAAATGCATTAAACGCATTTGGCCCGTTATTACCAGAATTTATGGGTGGCTCTGCCGATTTAGCAGGCTCAAACTTAACAATTTGGGATGGCTCTAAAGGCTTAACACGCGACGATGCAAGCGGTAACTACATTTATTACGGTGTACGTGAGTTTGGTATGTCGGCAATTATGAATGGTATTGCGCTGCATAAAGGCTTTATTCCTTACGGTGCTACATTCTTAATGTTTGTTGAATATGCAAAAAATGCCGTACGTATGGCTGCATTAATGAAGCAACCAAGTATTTTTGTATACACGCACGATTCAATTGGTCTAGGTGAAGATGGTCCAACTCACCAACCAGTAGAGCAAATTGCCAGCATGCGTTTAACGCCTAACTTACACAACTGGCGCCCGTGCGACCAAGTTGAGTCGGCAATTGCATGGCAACAAGCTATTGAGCGTAAAGACGGTCCTACATCACTAATCTTTACTCGCCAAGGTCTTGAGCAACAAGCACGTAACGCACAGCAATTAAGCGATGTTAAAAAGGGTGGTTACATCCTTAGCTGTGACGGCAATCCAGAGCTTATTTTCATTGCAACGGGTTCTGAAGTGCAACTAGCACAAGATTCAGCAAGCGAACTACGCAAGCAAGGTAAAAAGGTACGTGTTGTATCTATGCCGTGTACTGATGTCTTTGAAACGCAAAGCGCAGCATACAAAGAAAGCGTATTACCAGCCTCGGTTTCACGCCGCGTAGCAGTAGAAGCAGGTATTGCTGACTACTGGTACAAGTACGTTGGCCTAAATGGCGCAGTAGTAGGTATGACTACCTTTGGTGAGTCAGCACCTGCTGGTGAGCTGTTTGAGCACTTTGGCTTTACTGTTGAAAACATAGTAAACAAAGCAAACGAGCTTTTTTAA
- a CDS encoding IS4 family transposase has product MSEFIKELHLTTEFCQVRDIDSFTKHIPLEWIEEAVTQTGRASVRKRRFPAEQAAWLVLGIGLLRNRSISEVCDKLELAFPDAKGELPPLATSSIIKGKEKLGAAPMKHLFKHTATQWEQSQTFDDVCGLKLLSVDGTQFKTQDTPSNRHFGYAQSTTNFPSVLAVTLMSTRTHLISDAAFGPITQSEIHYAQQLVGSAPEHSLTLFDRGFFSAELFTSWQGVSENHHWLTPIKSKMRYEITGSFSEYDHLITMPISPQAKKSAPYLGDTWQARLIQIPTPKGEIKGFITSCVCPEKYPLKALLGVYWQRWEIERGYGELKQYQLSSKPALRSLKQEGIYQELWGILTSYNIVRLEMAEMAKAHKVEPLRISFINALYLIQDEFLWCSGRSPGTIPKKLKELRENGKRLILPEKRKRKAYPRAVLAKTQKYPVRYKRKNTTRS; this is encoded by the coding sequence ATGTCTGAATTTATTAAAGAATTACACCTTACTACTGAGTTTTGCCAAGTTCGTGATATTGATTCGTTCACTAAGCACATTCCCCTTGAGTGGATTGAAGAAGCTGTTACCCAAACAGGAAGAGCATCAGTACGCAAACGACGCTTCCCCGCCGAGCAAGCCGCTTGGCTTGTGTTAGGAATTGGTTTATTAAGAAACCGCTCAATATCTGAAGTCTGTGACAAACTAGAGCTCGCTTTTCCTGACGCTAAAGGAGAGCTTCCACCATTGGCGACCAGCAGTATTATAAAAGGGAAAGAAAAGCTAGGCGCTGCGCCTATGAAGCACCTTTTTAAACATACAGCAACGCAGTGGGAGCAGTCGCAAACGTTTGATGACGTCTGTGGTTTAAAGCTACTAAGCGTTGACGGTACACAATTTAAAACCCAAGATACCCCGAGTAACCGTCACTTTGGATATGCTCAATCGACAACTAACTTTCCCTCAGTACTTGCTGTGACCTTGATGTCGACAAGAACGCATTTAATATCCGATGCAGCGTTTGGCCCTATCACTCAAAGTGAAATTCATTATGCTCAACAGCTTGTTGGCTCAGCACCTGAACATTCATTGACCCTATTTGATAGAGGTTTCTTTTCGGCTGAACTATTCACGAGCTGGCAAGGTGTTAGCGAAAATCATCATTGGCTTACGCCCATTAAAAGCAAAATGCGCTATGAAATAACGGGATCATTTAGTGAGTATGACCACTTAATAACAATGCCTATTTCGCCACAAGCTAAAAAATCAGCCCCTTACCTAGGTGATACATGGCAAGCAAGACTTATTCAAATTCCAACACCTAAAGGTGAAATAAAAGGGTTCATCACCTCATGCGTCTGTCCAGAAAAATACCCGCTAAAAGCGCTACTCGGTGTTTATTGGCAAAGGTGGGAAATAGAGCGAGGATATGGTGAGCTCAAGCAATATCAATTATCTAGTAAACCAGCGCTACGGAGCCTGAAACAGGAAGGTATTTATCAAGAACTATGGGGTATTCTGACGTCATACAATATCGTGAGGCTTGAAATGGCAGAGATGGCTAAAGCCCATAAAGTGGAGCCATTACGCATCAGTTTCATAAACGCATTATACCTGATACAAGACGAGTTTTTATGGTGCTCAGGTCGAAGCCCCGGGACAATCCCTAAAAAGCTGAAAGAACTACGTGAAAACGGGAAACGGCTAATATTACCGGAGAAAAGAAAGCGAAAAGCTTATCCGCGAGCGGTGCTCGCAAAGACACAAAAATATCCGGTTAGGTATAAACGAAAAAACACCACTCGTTCTTAA
- a CDS encoding pyrimidine/purine nucleoside phosphorylase, which translates to MSKFENVSVIKKANVYFDGKVSSRTVLLGSGEAKTLGFMQPGEFVFDTNQKECMELLAGQWDILLPGESEWKTFNAGESFNVDANVSFKVKVSDFADYCCSYTD; encoded by the coding sequence ATGTCAAAGTTCGAAAATGTTAGTGTTATTAAAAAAGCCAATGTGTATTTTGATGGCAAAGTGTCAAGCCGAACCGTTTTACTAGGCAGCGGCGAAGCAAAAACATTAGGCTTTATGCAACCAGGTGAGTTTGTGTTCGACACTAACCAAAAAGAATGCATGGAATTATTAGCAGGGCAGTGGGATATTTTATTGCCGGGTGAGAGCGAGTGGAAAACATTTAATGCGGGCGAATCATTTAATGTTGATGCAAACGTAAGCTTTAAGGTAAAAGTAAGCGATTTTGCTGATTATTGCTGTTCATATACAGATTAA
- the hpf gene encoding ribosome hibernation-promoting factor, HPF/YfiA family produces the protein MKINLTGHHVDVTDSIREHVNEKFSKIANHFPSLIALDIILSKVHNKLQAEISTIYEGARISVKGENEVLYPAISSAAKKLDTSLKHRKGQIKANLHEKPEITTPEIAHEIIQEMDLR, from the coding sequence ATGAAAATTAATCTTACAGGTCACCATGTTGACGTTACTGATTCAATTAGAGAACACGTAAACGAAAAGTTTTCAAAAATAGCGAATCACTTTCCATCTTTGATCGCGCTCGACATTATTCTTTCTAAAGTTCACAACAAGCTTCAAGCGGAAATTAGTACTATTTACGAAGGTGCACGTATATCGGTTAAGGGCGAAAACGAAGTGCTGTATCCAGCAATTAGTAGTGCCGCAAAAAAACTAGATACGTCACTAAAACATCGCAAAGGGCAAATTAAAGCTAATTTGCATGAAAAACCAGAAATAACAACCCCAGAAATTGCACACGAAATCATCCAAGAGATGGATCTTCGTTAA
- a CDS encoding NRAMP family divalent metal transporter, producing the protein MATAAIGGSHLVASTQAGAIFGWQLFWLILVVNVLKYPFFRFGMEYTLATKNSLVEGYKSKGPFYFYSFIILNVVAAIVNTAGVLLLTASLLHYALPITIEITLLCWILLGVCLTILLLGHFKALDNVAKGIMGLLTLATLIALAIAFSNGPMAPADYVGPSPYELAMLSFMVALMGWMPAPIEISALSSLWLKEKQAQQTISKREGLFDFNVGYWLTAGLALVFFSLGVLVQYGQSSNIELGGVAFAKQLIDMYALTIGEWARPLVSAIAFLCMFGTTLTVLDGYARTLNESHKLLGFKQSKHSLNTWLILQALAGMAVILFFESALGPMLTFAMTLSFVTTPIFAWLNFSLVRSEPSIKHGVLLKSLSWVGLLYLVGFSVAFVVWIMM; encoded by the coding sequence ATGGCAACCGCTGCAATTGGTGGTTCACATTTAGTGGCATCAACTCAAGCGGGAGCCATATTTGGCTGGCAATTATTTTGGCTTATTTTAGTAGTAAACGTTTTAAAGTACCCATTTTTTCGCTTTGGCATGGAGTACACACTCGCTACCAAAAATAGCCTAGTAGAGGGTTATAAAAGCAAAGGGCCATTTTATTTTTACAGCTTCATTATCCTAAATGTTGTTGCCGCTATCGTTAATACCGCAGGCGTATTATTACTCACCGCAAGCTTGCTGCATTACGCACTACCTATCACAATAGAAATAACACTGCTGTGTTGGATTTTACTTGGCGTATGCTTAACCATACTTTTGCTAGGGCACTTTAAAGCGCTAGATAACGTGGCAAAAGGCATTATGGGGCTACTTACATTAGCAACATTAATAGCACTTGCTATTGCCTTTAGTAATGGCCCAATGGCACCTGCTGACTATGTAGGCCCTTCGCCGTATGAGTTGGCCATGCTTAGCTTTATGGTAGCATTAATGGGCTGGATGCCCGCCCCCATTGAAATATCCGCACTTAGCTCACTGTGGTTAAAAGAAAAACAAGCACAACAAACAATATCTAAACGCGAAGGCTTGTTCGACTTTAACGTGGGTTACTGGTTAACCGCAGGCTTAGCACTGGTGTTTTTTAGCTTAGGTGTATTAGTGCAATACGGGCAAAGCAGTAATATAGAACTCGGCGGAGTCGCTTTTGCCAAACAGCTTATTGATATGTACGCACTTACCATTGGCGAGTGGGCAAGGCCGCTAGTATCAGCCATTGCTTTTTTATGTATGTTTGGCACCACATTAACGGTACTAGATGGTTACGCGCGTACTTTAAACGAATCGCATAAATTACTTGGTTTTAAGCAATCAAAACACAGCTTAAATACATGGCTAATACTGCAAGCACTTGCTGGTATGGCGGTTATTTTATTTTTTGAATCAGCCTTAGGCCCTATGCTTACCTTTGCCATGACGCTGTCATTTGTAACCACCCCTATATTTGCTTGGCTTAACTTTAGCCTAGTGCGCTCCGAGCCCAGCATTAAACACGGCGTACTACTTAAAAGTTTAAGCTGGGTGGGGCTGCTGTACTTAGTTGGTTTTTCTGTGGCATTTGTTGTGTGGATTATGATGTGA
- a CDS encoding outer membrane beta-barrel protein — translation MKMNKVSLLLLTTLVASPIAFAKTPNFNFVSGGYLDGDIDGEGADGWTIDGSTLVSENVFLSGQYQTVGDSENGLDVDINWLSAGIGYRTAISASTDFYGLVTYENLEAEASYRGNSASEDENGYGLSVGVRSMVSDSIELDGRLGYIDIADESETSISVGARFHMNENFSFGANYTSLDDVDLISATVRYSF, via the coding sequence ATGAAAATGAATAAAGTTTCACTCTTACTATTAACTACTCTTGTTGCGAGTCCTATAGCATTCGCAAAAACTCCTAACTTTAACTTTGTTTCTGGCGGTTACCTAGATGGCGATATTGATGGTGAAGGCGCAGATGGTTGGACAATAGATGGTAGTACGCTAGTAAGCGAGAACGTGTTCTTATCTGGTCAGTATCAAACCGTTGGTGATTCAGAGAACGGTTTAGATGTAGATATAAATTGGCTTAGCGCAGGGATTGGGTATCGTACGGCAATTAGCGCCAGCACCGACTTTTATGGTTTGGTGACGTATGAAAACCTTGAGGCAGAAGCATCATATCGCGGTAACAGCGCTTCGGAAGACGAAAATGGATATGGCTTATCTGTTGGGGTTCGTTCAATGGTGAGTGATAGCATCGAGCTGGATGGACGCTTGGGTTACATCGATATTGCAGATGAAAGTGAGACATCTATCTCAGTAGGTGCACGCTTTCATATGAATGAGAATTTTTCATTCGGTGCTAATTATACGTCATTGGATGATGTGGATTTAATTAGTGCAACAGTGCGATATAGTTTCTAA
- a CDS encoding vWA domain-containing protein → MLVQFFFTLRKYRLPVSLRELLDLINALKKSVIFADVDAFYHLARTIMVKDETHFDRFDKAFSDYFSGIADLDLLESLKQQHNLPEDWLRKEFEKNLSDEEKAQLKAMGGLDELMKTLKERLEEQQKRHAGGNKWVGTGGTSPFGAYGYNPEGVRIGQDGNRNRQAVKVWDKREYRNLDSDREIGSRTIKLALKKLRKFARTGASDTLDLNETIRATAKQGGMLDVKMAPERHNAVKVLMLFDIGGSMDDYIHTCEELFSAAHGEFKHLEFYYFHNCLYENVWQDNERRHSNVIDTMTLINKFTSDYKVIFVGDATMGPYEIAYPGGSVEHYNEEPGSVWLSHITNHFDKVAWLNPQPVEHWPYYQSIGFIKELMNNRMYALSLDGISRAIKELS, encoded by the coding sequence ATGTTAGTACAGTTTTTTTTCACGCTGCGTAAATACCGTTTACCGGTAAGCCTGCGCGAGTTGCTTGATTTAATTAACGCCTTAAAAAAGAGCGTTATATTTGCCGACGTAGACGCTTTTTACCATTTAGCACGCACCATAATGGTAAAAGACGAAACCCACTTTGATCGCTTCGACAAAGCCTTTAGCGACTACTTTAGTGGTATTGCAGACTTAGACTTACTCGAGAGTTTAAAGCAGCAGCACAACTTACCAGAAGATTGGCTGCGTAAAGAGTTTGAAAAAAATCTCAGCGATGAAGAAAAAGCCCAACTAAAAGCCATGGGTGGCCTCGATGAGCTAATGAAAACCCTTAAAGAGCGCTTAGAAGAGCAACAAAAACGCCACGCAGGCGGTAATAAATGGGTTGGCACCGGCGGCACCTCCCCTTTTGGTGCTTATGGCTACAACCCTGAAGGTGTACGCATAGGCCAAGACGGCAACCGTAACCGCCAAGCAGTAAAAGTGTGGGATAAACGCGAATATCGCAATTTAGACTCCGACCGTGAAATTGGCTCGCGTACTATTAAACTTGCCCTTAAAAAACTGCGTAAATTTGCCCGCACTGGCGCAAGCGACACGCTAGATTTAAACGAGACTATTCGCGCTACCGCAAAACAAGGCGGCATGCTTGACGTAAAAATGGCACCAGAGCGCCACAATGCGGTAAAAGTATTAATGCTATTTGATATTGGCGGCTCAATGGATGACTACATTCATACCTGCGAAGAATTATTTAGCGCCGCCCACGGCGAGTTTAAACACTTAGAGTTTTACTACTTTCATAACTGCTTGTACGAAAATGTTTGGCAAGACAACGAACGCCGCCACTCAAACGTTATCGACACCATGACGCTAATTAATAAATTTACCAGCGACTACAAAGTAATATTTGTGGGCGATGCCACCATGGGCCCGTACGAAATAGCCTACCCCGGCGGCTCGGTAGAGCACTATAACGAAGAGCCTGGCAGTGTATGGTTATCACATATAACAAACCACTTTGATAAAGTAGCGTGGCTCAACCCACAACCCGTTGAACACTGGCCGTACTATCAATCAATTGGCTTTATAAAAGAGTTAATGAACAACCGCATGTATGCGCTGAGTTTAGATGGAATAAGTAGAGCGATAAAAGAGCTGAGTTAA